From Vitis vinifera cultivar Pinot Noir 40024 chromosome 14, ASM3070453v1, a single genomic window includes:
- the LOC100263080 gene encoding uncharacterized protein LOC100263080 — protein MVSTKTQRLISLAATLCLILIHSTPASSSNDSPTVYEVLQDYNFPVGLLPKGVIGYDLNTSTGKFSASFNGSCSFSLEGSYQLKYKSTIKGNISKGKLSSLEGVSVKLFFIWVDIIEVRRSGDDIDFSVGIASAGFSIDNFEECPQCGCGLNCGNRQVNKLRSNPFVSSH, from the coding sequence ATGGTTTCAACCAAAACCCAAAGATTGATTTCTCTAGCCGCAACTCTCTGCCTAATCCTCATACATTCAACTCCAGCCAGCTCCTCCAATGACTCCCCAACAGTTTATGAGGTTCTTCAGGACTACAACTTCCCAGTCGGCCTTCTTCCAAAAGGGGTCATAGGCTATGATCTGAACACCTCCACGGGTAAATTCTCAGCCTCTTTCAATGGTAGCTGCAGCTTTTCTCTTGAAGGCTCGTACCAATTGAAGTACAAGTCCACCATCAAAGGTAACATATCAAAAGGCAAGCTATCAAGCTTGGAGGGTGTCAGCGTGAAGCTGTTCTTTATATGGGTGGACATAATAGAGGTCCGCCGGAGCGGCGATGACATCGATTTCTCTGTGGGGATCGCATCAGCTGGGTTCTCAATTGACAACTTTGAGGAGTGCCCTCAATGTGGGTGTGGTTTGAATTGCGGTAATAGGCAAGTAAACAAGCTTAGATCAAACCCTTTTGTTTCTTCTCATTAG
- the LOC100249500 gene encoding uncharacterized protein At5g01610 — MDSATTQRSLISLAATLCLILIHSTPANSYNNSPNAYEVLREYNFPMGLLPKGMKGYDLNSSTGEFSAYFNETCSFSVQGSYELKFSSTVTGYISKDTLSGLDGISVKFFLLTLNIVGIIRNGDNLVISAGVESAPFPIDNFEESPQCGCGFQCSLSE; from the coding sequence atggATTCAGCCACAACCCAAAGATCATTGATTTCTCTAGCAGCAACTCTCTGCCTAATCCTCATACATTCAACTCCAGCCAACTCATACAACAACTCCCCAAATGCGTACGAGGTTCTTCGGGAGTACAACTTCCCAATGGGCCTTCTTCCCAAAGGGATGAAAGGCTATGATCTTAACTCCAGCACAGGTGAATTCTCAGCCTACTTCAATGAAACCTGCAGCTTCTCTGTCCAAGGCTCATACGAATTGAAGTTCTCGTCCACCGTCACTGGTTACATATCAAAGGACACCCTATCTGGCTTGGATGGCATCAGTGTAAAGTTTTTCTTGCTTACATTAAACATAGTAGGGATCATCCGGAACGGCGACAACCTTGTGATCTCTGCGGGGGTTGAATCAGCCCCATTTCCTATTGACAACTTTGAGGAGTCTCCTCAATGTGGGTGTGGCTTCCAGTGCAGTTTGAGCGAGTAA
- the LOC100244347 gene encoding uncharacterized protein LOC100244347, giving the protein MGSATTERLIPLAATLISLILIHSTPAISSLASPTSYEVLDDNNFPAGLLPDGISSYDLNITTGQFSVHFNRTCRFSLQNSYHLKYKPTFNGYISNGKLSSLKGVYVRVFLVWREIEEIVRREDDLVFSMRISSYVFPIDYFEERPQCQCVLKCGGGQASKET; this is encoded by the coding sequence ATGGGTTCAGCCACAACCGAAAGATTGATTCCTCTAGCAGCAACCCTTATCAGCCTAATCCTGATACACTCAACTCCAGCCATCTCCTCCCTCGCCTCCCCAACTTCATATGAGGTTCTTGATGACAACAACTTCCCAGCTGGCCTTCTTCCCGATGGGATCTCAAGCTATGACCTCAACATCACCACGGGTCAATTCTCAGTCCATTTCAATCGTACCTGCCGCTTCTCCCTTCAAAACTCCTACCATTTGAAGTACAAGCCCACTTTCAATGGTTACATATCAAATGGCAAGCTATCTAGCTTGAAGGGTGTTTATGTGAGGGTGTTCTTGGTGTGGAGGGAGATAGAAGAGATCGTCCGGAGAGAAGATGATCTTGTTTTCTCCATGAGGATTTCGTCCTATGTATTTCCCATCGACTACTTTGAGGAGAGACCTCAATGTCAGTGTGTCCTCAAATGCGGTGGAGGCCAGGCAAGTAAGGAAACTTAG
- the LOC109123818 gene encoding uncharacterized protein LOC109123818, giving the protein MGSAKNQRYIPLPAILIILILIQSAPAISSLNNRTAYEVLEDYNFPVGLLPKGVKHYDLNIITGEFSVHFNHTCSFSLKSSYHLKYKPTIKGYISNGKLFRLKGVYERMFLVWVEIEGIIRSGDDLVFSVGVLSSVFPIDYFEESPQCGCGFRCGGGQVRKLRTNPFVSPYEGS; this is encoded by the coding sequence ATGGGTTCAGCCAAAAACCAAAGATATATTCCTCTACCAGCAATCCTGATCATCCTAATCCTGATACAATCAGCTCCAGCCATCTCCTCCCTTAACAACCGAACAGCATATGAGGTTCTTGAGGACTACAACTTCCCAGTTGGCCTTCTTCCCAAAGGGGTCAAACACTATGACCTCAACATCATCACAGGTGAATTCTCAGTCCATTTCAATCATACCTGCAGCTTCTCTCTTAAAAGCTCCTATCATTTGAAGTATAAGCCCACTATCAAAGGTTACATATCAAATGGCAAGCTATTTAGATTGAAGGGCGTTTATGAGAGGATGTTCTTGGTGTGGGTGGAGATAGAAGGGATCATCCGAAGCGGAGATGATCTTGTTTTTTCTGTGGGAGTTTTGTCTTCCGTATTTCCCATCGACTACTTTGAGGAGAGCCCTCAATGTGGGTGTGGCTTCCGATGTGGTGGTGGGCAAGTAAGGAAGCTTAGAACAAACCCTTTCGTTTCTCCATATGAAGGGAGTTGA
- the LOC109123816 gene encoding uncharacterized protein LOC109123816: MRSAASATTHRLPLAAILISLILIHSTPAISSIDSRTAYEVLEDYNFPVGLLPQGITGYDLNITTGQFSVYFNDTCSFSLESSYHLKYKPTIKGYISNGNLSSMEGVYARLFFVWKKIVEIVRSGDDLVFSVGVLSSVFPIDYFEKSPQCGCGFQCGGGQVRKLRTNPFVFPYEWS, encoded by the coding sequence ATGCGTTCAGCAGCTTCAGCCACAACCCACAGACTGCCTCTAGCAGCAATCCTGATCAGCCTAATCCTGATACACTCAACTCCTGCCATTTCCTCCATTGACAGCCGAACAGCATATGAGGTTCTTGAGGACTACAACTTCCCAGTTGGCCTTCTTCCCCAAGGGATCACAGGCTATGACCTCAATATCACCACAGGTCAATTCTCAGTCTATTTCAATGATACGTGCAGCTTCTCTCTTGAAAGCTCCTACCATTTGAAGTACAAGCCCACTATCAAAGGATACATATCAAATGGCAATCTATCTAGCATGGAGGGCGTTTATGCGAGGTTGTTCTTTGTGTGGAAGAAGATAGTAGAGATCGTCCGGAGTGGAGATGATCTTGTTTTTTCTGTGGGAGTTTTGTCCTCCGTATTTCCCATAGACTATTTTGAGAAGAGCCCTCAATGTGGGTGTGGCTTCCAATGTGGTGGTGGGCAAGTAAGGAAGCTTAGAACAAACCCTTTCGTTTTCCCTTATGAATGGAGTTGA